The Macrobrachium nipponense isolate FS-2020 chromosome 1, ASM1510439v2, whole genome shotgun sequence genome includes a window with the following:
- the LOC135220279 gene encoding uncharacterized protein LOC135220279, which produces MLIAAEHVLKGHRTVHGQPNVQLRLAFTDTTASNILKAFDNLWNEGIRVFLIGGDDEVTTVLCQYLEKSGKSAHIFSPTAFKTDSHCPILNSLYPSHGALIAAEIARIKENGITRVIPVVGKDEMNLVSDFIPMGVAQGLKIEAPFLVQSHNSSLSKLQQILHQYPRAGVWLSLGHDLPQLLLFIGKILKGHLIIVHSHPNELSKLLRNPEARRIAEVNAICTTEWAGSSEVNTVARRRLLASLQLKDPLVGALAYDASSLALSEVIRQYRKENQLLRSETNEILYTRIITPEGTPGDTMMGFVVWKRLVLEQLIGKQVLQESPWLSEGLVGVRSRGGKQWSVIHKTHFPVHIVEKEELKTLAEKGKCTGELWVKVTAYDPLSHRPITASWDLSAAPEVMLLPNGSPNGFTLQTWCKTIQETQVLEFGCQGATSHNESLICLTVQDGPLKRRSIRSTIRKYGYPIRRKKYPFRRQDQNNVDSSTSAFKSVEKILKDKEFNSLIPQIGGCLGATGGCSLCFFYILLNDVGVSPGVCYGACAVAVGGSCSTLLSRGVQYHLDHSVICTELFTQSRISLSSYMADATYGSRLSTTNPRALHGYRKLAAPLVAIMQVSPAVTSVVEAVARPWLRHMEHEEGLRPEDDAIGRIMTHVGLPVCCVVATVLDHIDTIAFVTLVAILRKART; this is translated from the coding sequence ATGCTCATTGCCGCTGAACATGTCCTGAAAGGACACAGAACCGTACATGGCCAGCCAAATGTACAGTTGAGGTTAGCTTTTACTGATACTACAGCTTCGAACATTTTGAAAGCCTTTGACAATCTCTGGAATGAAGGAATCAGAGTATTCCTCATAGGAGGTGATGATGAAGTGACTACGGTGCTGTGCCAGTATCTAGAGAAATCTGGCAaatctgcccatatattttcccCAACAGCCTTCAAGACTGATAGTCATTGCCCTATTCTCAACTCTTTGTATCCTAGCCATGGAGCCCTCATTGCAGCGGAAATAGCTCGAATTAAGGAAAATGGTATTACAAGGGTGATTCCTGTAGTAGGGAAAGACGAGATGAATTTGGTATCCGATTTCATACCCATGGGTGTGGCACAGGGACTGAAAATAGAAGCTCCTTTCTTGGTACAAAGTCATAACTCGTCCCTATCAAAACTTCAACAGATATTACACCAATATCCAAGAGCAGGAGTTTGGCTTTCACTGGGTCATGATTTGCCTCagctattattatttataggtaAAATTCTTAAGGGGCACCTAATCATAGTACACTCACATCCTAACGAACTTTCCAAACTTCTGAGAAACCCTGAAGCTCGGAGAATAGCAGAAGTAAATGCTATTTGTACCACTGAATGGGCTGGGTCATCCGAGGTCAACACAGTTGCTCGTCGTCGTCTCTTGGCATCTTTACAATTGAAGGACCCTTTAGTAGGAGCACTGGCTTATGATGCATCTTCCCTAGCCCTTTCTGAAGTTATTAGACAGTACAGAAAGGAAAATCAGCTCCTAAGGTCAGAAACAAATGAGATACTATATACAAGAATAATTACACCAGAGGGTACTCCAGGTGACACAATGATGGGCTTTGTTGTATGGAAGAGACTGGTTTTGGAGCAACTTATCGGAAAACAAGTTTTGCAAGAGTCTCCTTGGCTCTCAGAGGGGTTGGTAGGTGTCAGAAGTAGAGGAGGGAAGCAGTGGTCAGTGATTCACAAAACCCACTTTCCAGTTCATATTGTAGAAAAAGAAGAGCTGAAAACACTGGCTGAGAAAGGGAAGTGTACAGGTGAACTTTGGGTTAAAGTTACAGCATATGATCCACTTAGCCATCGGCCAATCACGGCTTCGTGGGACCTGTCGGCTGCTCCTGAAGTAATGTTATTGCCCAATGGGTCTCCTAATGGTTTTACCTTGCAAACTTGGTGCAAAACTATACAAGAAACCCAGGTTCTAGAATTTGGATGTCAAGGAGCAACCTCACATAATGAATCTCTGATATGTCTTACAGTGCAAGATGGCCCATTAAAACGTCGATCCATTCGTAGTACCATAAGGAAATATGGTTACCCTATCCGACGTAAAAAATACCCATTCCGTCGTCAAGATCAAAATAATGTTGATTCTTCCACGTCTGCTTTCAAATCGGTAGAAAAGATTCTGAAAGACAAGGAATTCAATAGTTTAATTCCTCAAATTGGTGGCTGTCTAGGAGCTACAGGAGGCTGTTCACTTTGCTTCTTCTACATTCTTCTTAACGATGTTGGCGTAAGTCCTGGAGTATGTTATGGTGCTTGTGCTGTAGCAGTTGGAGGTTCATGTTCCACCTTGCTCTCAAGAGGAGTTCAATATCATCTTGACCATTCTGTGATCTGTACGGAACTTTTCACCCAAAGTCGCATATCTCTTTCATCGTATATGGCCGATGCAACTTATGGGTCTCGCCTTAGCACTACAAATCCGAGGGCACTACACGGGTATCGAAAGCTAGCCGCCCCTTTAGTAGCAATCATGCAAGTCTCTCCTGCAGTCACTTCTGTTGTGGAAGCTGTTGCACGCCCTTGGTTAAGGCACATGGAACATGAGGAAGGTTTGAGACCGGAAGACGATGCCATTGGAAGGATAATGACTCACGTTGGTTTACCTGTTTGTTGTGTGGTGGCTACAGTGTTAGATCATATCGATACAATTGCTTTCGTTACTTTAGTGGCTATTCTCAGAAAAGCAAGAACTTGA